One genomic window of Punica granatum isolate Tunisia-2019 chromosome 1, ASM765513v2, whole genome shotgun sequence includes the following:
- the LOC116196787 gene encoding tobamovirus multiplication protein 3 produces the protein MVPSYGMTDASNWWEDVNRSPLWQDRIFHVLAAFYGAVAAVALIQLVRIQLRVPEFGWTTQKVFHFLNFLVNGVRSLVFVFRRDVQKLHPEIIQHILLDMPSLAFFTTYALLVLFWAEIYYQARAVSTDGLRPSFFTINAVVYAVQIAMWLILWWKPVHAVIVLSKMFFAGVSLFAALGFLLYGGRLFLMLQRFPVESKGRRKKLQEVGYVTTICFSCFLIRCIMMCFNAFDKAADLDLLDHPVLNFIYYLLVEILPSSLVLFILRKLPPKRGITQYHPIR, from the exons ATGGTACCGTCCTACGGGATGACGGACGCTTCCAATTGGTGGGAGGACGTGAACAGGTCCCCCCTCTGGCAGGATCGCATCTTTCACGTTCTTGCCGCCTTCTACGGCGCCGTTGCCGCCGTTGCGCTG ATTCAACTGGTACGGATACAGCTGAGGGTTCCGGAGTTTGGTTGGACCACCCAGAAAGTCTTCCATTTTCTGAATTTCTTGGTGAATGGAG TCAGATCACTAGTATTCGTCTTCCGCCGGGACGTGCAGAAGTTGCATCCCGAG ATAATCCAACACATACTGCTCGACATGCCAAGCCTTGCATTCTTCACGACATACGCTCTCCTGGTTCTCTTCTGGGCGGAGATCTATTATCAG GCACGTGCTGTTTCCACTGATGGACTTCGCCCAAGTTTCTTTACAATTAATGCTGTGGTTTATGCGGTTCAG ATTGCCATGTGGCTGATATTGTGGTGGAAGCCTGTTCATGCAGTGATTGTTCTCTCGAAAATGTTCTTTGCTG GTGTCTCTCTATTTGCAGCCCTTGGATTTCTTCTTTATGGGGGAAG ACTCTTCTTGATGTTGCAGCGATTCCCTGTGGAATCAAAAGGCCGGCGTAAGAAGTTGCAAGAG GTTGGCTACGTGACAACCATATGTTTCTCATGCTTCCTTATCAGGTGCATAATG ATGTGCTTTAATGCTTTTGATAAAGCAGCAGACCTGGATCTTTTGGACCACCCAGTTCTAAACTTCATATACTATCTG TTGGTGGAGATTCTGCCATCTTCTTTGGTTCTGTTCATCCTGAGGAAGTTGCCTCCAAAGCGGGGGATCACACAGTACCACCCAATCCGCTGA
- the LOC116210921 gene encoding zinc finger CCCH domain-containing protein 17, which translates to MVAGAPDSTQQHPQASSASVPSAEEEALKRNTDCVYFLASPLTCKKGSECEYRHSEYARVNPRDCWYWLNGNCLNPKCAFRHPPLDGLLGAQASASIGASLPPQQVAVPPSTPNSYNNSGRQAVPCIFFQKGLCLKGDKCSFLHGANSFGNKVQQATPTMLTGDLSTSRKPPGVLQKCFQEQQVPAQSSKPPVLQSSAKLVLNAEYDTPGNVGSLEKSSVARSTDEEASQCKPSHPSSILNGSLQSRSGRSHHTYAFDERSFQNDKEADEFLRESSPGFDVLVDDELGDPEYYHGEDQFRRTRTRERRISSSANEYEMDHPADFNSLSDADREMLHDRHIFESYDQMSGQFGWDQPRNQSEKIFGGLSHREGRNHVNSETPEFFGGSDLRHRLSKQRRVNGLRSVVSNDFVPDSHVEERNYRGSSQRDSQHASSQESSLSDRLRGRVKFPGRSVGDGHEDKPDWQMDRERSLGRLHQGRLRDRLKGRLQEENSSAVGKRSSSPQMRRETWDGTDANFAGPKSLSELKSMGQQIKGQESSSLAVRRQDERAGDQQSDVDLSFEGPKPLSVLLKRKREAKTTAASKCGPSVGTEGSCGWVNGSGLIESRTSPANAQIQSSLSQSKEDGLNCQANKEEGIKLTSIDAVGNMQQGILGTHGGQSSLQGNVNPSKEREESMVVQDAIHEHELEGDDQQDGEYDYEHVDEGEYNYDGENGDEEYLDDEDGDDFAKKVGVMLT; encoded by the exons ATGGTCGCGGGCGCGCCAGATTCGACCCAGCAACACCCCCAGGCATCCTCGGCATCTGTCCCATCTGCTGAAGAAGAGGCCTTGAAGAGGAATACCGATTGCGTTTATTTCCTCGCATCGCCTTTGACCTGCAAAAAG GGGAGTGAATGCGAGTATCGTCATAGTGAGTATGCCCGGGTTAATCCAAGGGATTGCTGGTATTGGTTGAATGGCAATTGCTTGAATCCAAAGTGCGCTTTCCGGCATCCT CCCCTTGATGGCTTGCTAGGAGCGCAAGCATCAGCTTCTATTGGAGCATCTCTGCCTCCTCAGCAGGTTGCTGTGCCACCTTCAACGCCTAACTCTTATAATAATTCTGGCAGACAAGCGGTGCCTTGTATTTTCTTCCAGAAGGGGCTCTGCTTGAAAGGCGATAAATGTTCCTTCCTGCATGGAGCAAATTCTTTCGGTAACAAAGTTCAACAGGCAACGCCGACAATGCTAACTGGTGATCTGTCCACTTCAAGAAAACCTCCGGGCGTACTCCAGAAATGTTTTCAAGAGCAGCAAGTTCCTGCACAATCCTCAAAACCACCAGTATTGCAATCAAGTGCCAAGCTGGTTCTAAATGCAGAATACGATACACCAGGAAATGTGGGCAGTCTTGAAAAGAGTTCTGTGGCTAGAAGTACAGATGAAGAGGCATCCCAGTGCAAACCTTCTCATCCATCATCCATTTTGAATGGAAGCTTGCAAAGTAGGTCCGGACGGTCACATCACACTTATGCTTTTGATGAACGTAGCTTCCAGAATGATAAGGAGGCTGATGAATTTTTGAGGGAATCGTCTCCTGGCTTTGATGTTCTTGTCGATGATGAGCTCGGAGATCCTGAATATTATCACGGTGAAGATCAGTTTAGAAGAACGAGAACTCGTGAACGAAGAATTTCAAGCTCTGCGAACGAGTACGAAATGGATCATCCAGCTGACTTCAATTCATTATCTGATGCTGACAGAGAAATGTTACATGATCGACACATATTTGAATCTTATGATCAAATGTCAGGGCAGTTTGGTTGGGATCAGCCTCGAAATCAGTCAGAGAAAATATTCGGGGGTCTGAGTCATCGAGAAGGGAGGAATCATGTAAACAGCGAGACACCTGAATTTTTTGGTGGATCTGATCTACGGCATCGCCTATCAAAGCAGCGCAGAGTCAATGGTTTGAGATCAGTTGTCAGCAATGATTTTGTCCCTGACTCTCATGTCGAGGAGCGAAATTACCGGGGATCCTCTCAGAGGGATTCGCAGCATGCATCTTCTCAAGAGAGCTCGTTGAGTGACCGCCTTAGGGGTAGGGTAAAGTTTCCTGGCAGGTCTGTTGGTGATGGACATGAAGATAAACCTGACTGGCAAATGGACCGGGAAAGGAGTTTGGGCAGACTGCATCAGGGGAGGCTTAGGGATAGACTGAAAGGAAGGCTACAAGAGGAGAACAGCAGTGCTGTGGGAAAGCGTTCATCTAGTCCTCAAATGAGAAGGGAAACATGGGATGGGACTGATGCTAATTTTGCTGGCCCGAAAAGTCTTTCAGAACTGAAAAGCATGGGACAGCAAATAAAGGGACAGGAATCATCATCTTTAGCAGTTAGGCGACAAGACGAAAGGGCAGGGGACCAACAAAGTGATGTTGACTTGTCGTTTGAAGGGCCAAAGCCTCTCAGTGTGCTCCTgaagaggaaaagagaagCCAAGACAACAGCAGCTAGTAAATGTGGACCATCTGTTGGTACAGAAGGAAGTTGCGGATGGGTGAATGGCAGTGGGCTGATTGAAAGCCGCACAAGTCCAGCCAACGCACAGATACAGAGTTCTCTGTCTCAATCCAAGGAAGATGGCCTCAACTGCCAGGCTAATAAGGAGGAAGGGATCAAGCTCACAAGCATCGATGCAGTTGGGAACATGCAGCAAGGCATCCTCGGCACTCATGGCGGTCAGTCTTCTCTCCAAGGCAATGTGAATCCCtccaaagagagagaggagagcaTGGTTGTTCAGGATGCAATTCATGAGCATGAGCTTGAGGGTGATGATCAGCAGGATGGGGAGTATGATTATGAGCATGTTGATGAGGGGGAATACAATTATGATGGTGAGAACGGGGATGAAGAATATCTAGATGATGAGGATGGTGATGACTTTGCTAAGAAGGTGGGTGTCATGTTGACTTGA
- the LOC116192197 gene encoding uncharacterized protein LOC116192197 isoform X1 has translation MSLLSSHRYNWFQRIQDHSFKGKPKKGQCLAYFNTYLPTNGLSVFHGQQLFTSSSRSAKKYWQIFSAAENEGLDPDDSEEELGDEGSSEDGDGSAGVNSEILRENLERIVGSDDSTFSGIDLATLIRNKYGRSYDIQLIKKEFMGRNLLALNVMWKYLEQRSFPLTEEEYILRLDNVANTLKCWGAVSHIRNSLAKLKERPRTGKAVSIFIDMDESGGRANEWIYK, from the exons ATGAGCCTACTGTCAAGCCATCGCTATAACTGGTTTCAGAGGATCCAAGACCACAGTTTTAAAGGAAAACCCAAGAAGGGCCAATGTTTAGCATACTTTAATACATATTTACCTACCAATGGGTTGTCGGTTTTCCACGGTCAACAACTCTTCACTAGTTCCAGTCGCAGTGCAAAGAAATATTGGCAGATCTTTTCCGCTGCAGAGAATGAAGGCTTGGATCCTGATGATTCTGAAGAGGAACTTGGAGATGAAGGATCTTCCGAGGATGGCGATGGCTCTGCAGGG GTGAACAGTGAAATTCTTAGAGAGAATCTTGAGAGAATAGTTGGCTCAGATGATTCCACCTTTAGCGGCATCGATCTTGCGACTCTTATCAGGAACAAATATGGGAGATCGTATGATATTCAGCTAATAAAGAAG GAGTTCATGGGAAGAAATCTCCTTGCCCTGAATGTGATGTGGAAGTACCTGGAGCAG AGATCCTTTCCTTTAACTGAAGAGGAGTACATACTAAGGCTTGATAATGTGGCAAACACATTAAAATGTTGGGGAGCCGTTTCGCACATTCGAAACAGCCTGGCGAAGTTGAAAGAGCGTCCTCGGACTGGAAAA GCAGTGAGCATCTTTATAGACATGGATGAGTCAGGAGGTCGTGCAAATGAGTGGATCTACAAGTAG
- the LOC116192197 gene encoding uncharacterized protein LOC116192197 isoform X2: MSLLSSHRYNWFQRIQDHSFKGKPKKGQCLAYFNTYLPTNGLSVFHGQQLFTSSSRSAKKYWQIFSAAENEGLDPDDSEEELGDEGSSEDGDGSAGVNSEILRENLERIVGSDDSTFSGIDLATLIRNKYGRSYDIQLIKKEFMGRNLLALNVMWKYLEQAVSIFIDMDESGGRANEWIYK, from the exons ATGAGCCTACTGTCAAGCCATCGCTATAACTGGTTTCAGAGGATCCAAGACCACAGTTTTAAAGGAAAACCCAAGAAGGGCCAATGTTTAGCATACTTTAATACATATTTACCTACCAATGGGTTGTCGGTTTTCCACGGTCAACAACTCTTCACTAGTTCCAGTCGCAGTGCAAAGAAATATTGGCAGATCTTTTCCGCTGCAGAGAATGAAGGCTTGGATCCTGATGATTCTGAAGAGGAACTTGGAGATGAAGGATCTTCCGAGGATGGCGATGGCTCTGCAGGG GTGAACAGTGAAATTCTTAGAGAGAATCTTGAGAGAATAGTTGGCTCAGATGATTCCACCTTTAGCGGCATCGATCTTGCGACTCTTATCAGGAACAAATATGGGAGATCGTATGATATTCAGCTAATAAAGAAG GAGTTCATGGGAAGAAATCTCCTTGCCCTGAATGTGATGTGGAAGTACCTGGAGCAG GCAGTGAGCATCTTTATAGACATGGATGAGTCAGGAGGTCGTGCAAATGAGTGGATCTACAAGTAG
- the LOC116192196 gene encoding gibberellin 2-beta-dioxygenase 6-like: MTNSLKYPKSGSNSSPPLLQNYGELLQQLHKVPDTDNAQAHNDHGIAVPPVLAPAECQLPLIDLSPYTRGSNRSLILEGEELERQACAANICRASSQWGFFQVVNHGINHELLWRMRREQARLFEAPFETKANSGLLNNSYRWGTPSATCPAQFSWSEAFHIPLTKISDAACYGDYISLREVMMELAAAMSKLARMLVGILAERMGHQKGAFDSMCEESTCFLRLNRYPACPVLSHDTFGLVPHTDSNFLTILSQDQVGGLHLLKDSQWVAVKPNQEALIVNIGDLLQAWSNDVYKSVEHKVMTNEKMERYSIAYFLCPSYESLIGNCREPSVYRKFTFGEYRHQVQEDVKSTGRKVGLPHFRLQQTLAS; encoded by the exons ATGACCAATTCCTTGAAGTATCCCAAGAGCGGTTCGAACAGCAGCCCGCCTCTTCTGCAGAATTATGGAGAGCTGCTGCAGCAGCTGCACAAGGTCCCCGACACTGATAATGCACAGGCCCACAATGACCATGGCATTGCTGTCCCTCCTGTGCTGGCTCCGGCAGAATGCCAGCTGCCCCTGATAGACCTGAGCCCCTACACAAGAGGCAGCAATCGCAGCCTGATACTGGAGGGGGAGGAGCTGGAGCGCCAAGCCTGCGCGGCCAATATCTGCAGGGCATCTTCTCAGTGGGGCTTCTTCCAGGTAGTGAACCACGGCATAAACCATGAGCTGCTGTGGAGAATGAGGAGAGAGCAAGCTAGGCTGTTTGAAGCCCCTTTCGAGACCAAAGCCAACAGTGGCCTTCTCAACAACTCCTACAGGTGGGGGACTCCCAGCGCTACCTGCCCCGCACAGTTCTCTTGGTCTGAAGCCTTCCATATCCCCCTGACCAAGATTTCTGATGCTGCTTGCTACGGCGATTACATCTCTCTGAG GGAAGTGATGATGGAATTAGCTGCAGCCATGTCAAAGCTAGCAAGGATGCTTGTTGGTATCCTGGCGGAAAGAATGGGACACCAGAAGGGAGCCTTTGATTCCATGTGTGAGGAAAGCACGTGCTTTCTTCGCCTGAACCGCTACCCTGCCTGTCCAGTACTGTCACATGACACATTTGGGTTGGTTCCCCACACCGACAGCAATTTCCTGACGATATTAAGCCAGGATCAAGTTGGCGGTCTCCACCTTCTCAAGGATTCTCAATGGGTGGCTGTTAAGCCCAATCAAGAAGCTCTTATTGTCAACATCGGCGACCTTCTCCAG GCTTGGAGCAATGATGTATATAAAAGCGTGGAGCACAAAGTGATGACCAATGAGAAGATGGAAAGATATTCAATCGCTTACTTTTTGTGCCCTTCGTACGAATCTTTAATTGGGAACTGCAGAGAGCCTTCTGTTTACAGGAAGTTCACATTCGGGGAGTACAGACATCAAGTTCAAGAAGATGTTAAGAGCACTGGTCGCAAAGTAGGCCTTCCACATTTTCGACTTCAACAAACATTAGCAAGCTAG